One genomic window of Methanosarcina acetivorans C2A includes the following:
- a CDS encoding alpha-amylase family glycosyl hydrolase produces the protein MENLSNNPKLLPLHKLGAREDKQTFGRISFGLFLPGVSEEGENELFVRVIHEKDQFLQDIPPVNFGMEHSTDPDYGDYWSAAINIKAEDKLKPYSSWGTPGKYVYRYCLKTPKKPDLIDWIIDPFAREFGVGKLSAFTLGYEPYEWDKHELAWKTPFINDIVLYELMISEFADDIEGTIAHLDYLADMGINCIELMPLSNVEKRVDWGFAPIGYFGVDERFGNRKGMQKLIDAAHQKEIAVIVDSVYAHTSDLFPYCYVYNELEYPPEENPFMGSFAENAFGVSTDFNHKFTRDFFLTVNNHWLESYHVDGFRYDYVPGYWLEDSDNGYTKLVRDTYQLVKAKKGSSDHWQRFFEGESINLIQCAEQLQKPVEILNKTYSNCTWQNRTLSAAREIAGNPGKLTDLGFLFGLIDYPAEVQNNGDKLTKTALQYLENHDHSRFICTFGTVPNDNELLREGDRVLWYRIQPYLISLLTAKGIPMLWQGQEFGENYFLPQEGWGRVLLYRPVRWEYFYTSEGRSLVNLVRKLVKLRRNNPQFSRGEHYFYNDYALYQSRNIMLFSRTYHGVFSLVALNFGARAQAVPFKFPFDGNYREELHGQDNLTGVSAGEAFQLNIPGNYGRIWTLET, from the coding sequence GGCTTTTTTTGCCGGGTGTGTCGGAAGAGGGAGAAAATGAACTCTTTGTGAGGGTTATTCATGAAAAGGACCAGTTCCTTCAGGATATACCTCCAGTGAACTTCGGAATGGAACATTCGACGGACCCGGACTATGGGGATTACTGGTCTGCAGCGATAAATATCAAAGCTGAAGATAAGCTCAAACCTTATTCTTCATGGGGAACCCCTGGAAAATATGTTTATAGGTATTGCCTTAAAACCCCAAAAAAGCCGGATCTTATTGACTGGATTATCGATCCCTTCGCCAGAGAATTCGGGGTAGGGAAATTATCCGCTTTCACCCTCGGGTACGAACCCTATGAGTGGGACAAACATGAGCTGGCATGGAAAACCCCTTTCATAAATGATATTGTCCTCTATGAACTCATGATCAGCGAGTTTGCGGATGATATAGAAGGGACGATTGCTCATCTGGATTACCTCGCAGACATGGGAATTAATTGTATAGAACTGATGCCCCTTTCCAACGTTGAGAAAAGGGTGGACTGGGGATTTGCACCGATAGGGTATTTCGGGGTGGACGAACGTTTCGGAAATAGAAAAGGCATGCAAAAGTTGATCGATGCGGCTCACCAGAAAGAAATTGCAGTCATAGTGGATTCGGTTTATGCGCATACAAGCGATCTTTTTCCTTATTGCTATGTGTACAACGAACTCGAATATCCTCCGGAAGAAAACCCTTTCATGGGTTCTTTCGCTGAAAATGCTTTTGGAGTAAGTACGGACTTCAATCACAAATTTACCCGGGATTTCTTTTTGACGGTCAACAACCACTGGCTTGAAAGTTATCATGTAGATGGTTTTAGATACGACTACGTGCCCGGGTACTGGCTGGAGGATTCGGATAACGGTTATACGAAACTTGTACGAGACACTTACCAGCTGGTTAAAGCAAAAAAAGGTTCTTCCGATCATTGGCAACGGTTTTTTGAAGGAGAGTCCATCAACCTCATTCAGTGTGCCGAGCAGCTTCAAAAACCTGTAGAAATCCTGAATAAAACTTACAGTAACTGTACCTGGCAAAACAGGACGCTGTCTGCAGCCCGGGAAATAGCCGGTAATCCTGGAAAGTTGACCGACCTTGGCTTTCTTTTTGGCCTCATTGATTATCCGGCAGAAGTTCAGAACAACGGGGATAAACTCACAAAAACCGCTTTACAGTACCTGGAAAATCATGATCATTCCCGTTTTATATGTACTTTTGGAACAGTTCCCAATGATAATGAACTTTTAAGAGAAGGGGATCGTGTCCTCTGGTACAGGATACAGCCTTACCTTATAAGCCTGCTTACGGCAAAAGGCATTCCCATGTTATGGCAGGGCCAGGAGTTCGGTGAAAATTACTTCCTTCCTCAGGAGGGGTGGGGAAGAGTACTTTTGTACAGACCTGTGCGCTGGGAATATTTTTATACTTCCGAAGGCAGGTCGCTGGTCAATCTTGTCAGGAAACTTGTTAAGCTTCGCAGGAATAACCCTCAGTTTTCCAGAGGAGAGCATTACTTCTACAATGATTATGCCCTCTATCAGTCCCGAAATATCATGCTGTTTTCCCGGACTTATCACGGGGTTTTCAGCTTGGTAGCATTGAACTTCGGAGCCCGGGCGCAGGCAGTGCCTTTCAAGTTTCCATTTGATGGCAATTACCGGGAAGAACTTCACGGGCAGGACAATTTAACGGGAGTTTCTGCGGGAGAGGCCTTCCAGCTTAACATTCCCGGAAACTACGGAAGGATCTGGACATTGGAAACCTGA
- the rnz gene encoding ribonuclease Z, producing MLRITFLGTGGSLPTRNRNPSAVMINREGELMLFDCGEGTQQQMMRAKTGMMSLSSIFVSHFHADHFLGIPGLIQTMSFMGRKDPLMIYGPAGTREFTELFKALGYFNLKYEIHGMELKPGDVVEGEGYVVRALETEHSTPSLGYALIENPRPGRFNREKAVALGVPPGPLFSKLQKGNPVEAGGKVVRPEEVMGTPRPGRTIVYSGDTRPCEAVLEASRDADLLIHDGSFADEMAEWAEESMHSTAGEVAALAKEAGVRKLVLTHISSRYTDDVEPILKDSKKVFENVIVAEDLMELEIPYRPE from the coding sequence ATGCTTCGCATAACTTTTCTTGGTACTGGAGGTTCTCTTCCAACCCGCAACAGAAATCCGTCAGCAGTAATGATCAACAGAGAAGGGGAGCTTATGCTCTTTGACTGTGGCGAAGGCACCCAGCAGCAGATGATGCGGGCAAAAACAGGGATGATGAGCCTGTCCTCTATTTTTGTCAGTCATTTCCATGCCGATCATTTTCTGGGAATTCCGGGCCTGATCCAGACCATGTCTTTCATGGGCAGAAAAGATCCTCTTATGATTTACGGGCCAGCGGGGACCCGGGAATTTACCGAGCTCTTCAAGGCTCTTGGCTATTTCAACCTTAAATACGAAATTCATGGTATGGAACTGAAACCCGGCGACGTTGTCGAAGGGGAGGGGTATGTGGTCCGGGCGTTAGAGACCGAACACAGCACCCCGAGTCTTGGCTATGCCCTTATTGAAAATCCCAGGCCCGGACGTTTTAACAGGGAAAAAGCGGTCGCACTTGGAGTCCCTCCTGGCCCTCTTTTCTCAAAACTGCAAAAGGGAAATCCAGTGGAAGCGGGCGGAAAGGTAGTAAGACCCGAAGAAGTCATGGGGACCCCGAGACCCGGAAGGACAATCGTGTACAGCGGGGATACCAGGCCCTGTGAAGCCGTACTTGAGGCAAGCAGAGACGCCGACCTCCTGATCCATGACGGCAGTTTCGCCGATGAGATGGCAGAGTGGGCGGAAGAGTCCATGCATTCAACTGCAGGCGAGGTTGCAGCCCTCGCAAAAGAAGCCGGTGTCAGGAAACTGGTCCTAACCCATATAAGTTCACGTTATACCGATGATGTGGAGCCTATCCTGAAAGATTCGAAAAAAGTGTTTGAGAATGTTATTGTAGCCGAAGACCTGATGGAACTCGAGATCCCGTACAGGCCTGAGTAA